The proteins below are encoded in one region of Bacillus vallismortis:
- the spoIIIAE gene encoding stage III sporulation protein AE, translated as MKRFHWALVLAVLIIAGRAEMVQAADNADQAEEHAETAEQLAERTAATLETDKIGDFWNDIMTEYGGLLPESQKGSLLEFINGDKSFSPQEWLKALFSYLFHEVLANGKLLGTLILLTIFCVILQLLQNAFQQSTVSKVAYSIVYMVLIILALNSFHVAINYATEAIQTMTSFILALIPLLLALLASSGGAVSAAFFHPVILFLMNTSGLLIQNIVMPLIFLSAILSIVSTMTEQYKVTQLANLLRNIAIGALAVFLTIFLGVISVQGASAAVTDGITLRTAKFITGNFIPVLGRMFTDATDTVISASLLLKNTVGILGVAILICIAAFPAIKVLSLAFIYKLAAAILQPLGGGPVITCLDVISKSVIYIFAALAIVSLMFFLSLTVIITAGNLTMMMK; from the coding sequence TTGAAGCGTTTCCACTGGGCTTTGGTTCTGGCCGTGCTGATCATAGCGGGCCGTGCAGAAATGGTACAAGCAGCCGATAATGCTGATCAAGCGGAAGAACATGCTGAAACGGCTGAGCAATTAGCGGAAAGGACAGCGGCTACGCTTGAAACAGACAAGATCGGTGATTTTTGGAATGACATTATGACAGAATATGGCGGACTGCTGCCGGAAAGCCAAAAAGGCAGCTTACTAGAGTTTATCAATGGTGATAAATCATTTTCACCGCAAGAGTGGCTGAAAGCTCTCTTTTCCTATTTGTTTCATGAAGTGCTGGCTAATGGCAAGCTGCTGGGCACATTAATTTTACTCACCATTTTTTGCGTCATCCTGCAGCTTCTGCAAAATGCGTTTCAACAAAGCACCGTCAGCAAGGTCGCCTACTCAATTGTATACATGGTGCTGATTATCCTTGCACTGAACAGTTTTCATGTGGCAATCAATTATGCCACAGAAGCCATTCAGACGATGACGAGCTTTATATTGGCGCTTATTCCGCTCCTCCTGGCGCTTTTGGCTTCCTCAGGCGGAGCTGTATCTGCAGCCTTCTTTCATCCTGTTATCCTTTTTCTAATGAATACGAGCGGTCTATTAATTCAGAATATCGTCATGCCGCTGATTTTCTTATCAGCGATTCTAAGCATTGTCAGTACCATGACTGAACAATACAAAGTTACGCAGCTGGCCAATCTGCTCAGAAATATCGCCATCGGGGCGCTTGCTGTCTTTCTCACCATCTTTCTCGGCGTCATCTCTGTTCAGGGAGCCTCAGCTGCAGTGACAGACGGCATTACACTCAGGACGGCTAAATTTATAACCGGAAACTTTATTCCTGTTCTTGGCCGAATGTTTACAGACGCGACAGATACAGTGATCAGCGCTTCCTTATTGCTGAAAAACACAGTAGGGATTCTCGGTGTTGCTATATTGATTTGTATAGCGGCCTTTCCGGCAATCAAAGTGCTTTCCCTCGCTTTTATTTATAAGCTGGCAGCCGCGATTCTTCAGCCGCTTGGAGGCGGGCCCGTCATTACTTGCCTCGATGTCATCAGCAAAAGCGTCATTTATATTTTTGCAGCTCTCGCCATTGTGTCCCTCATGTTTTTTTTAAGCCTAACGGTCATCATCACAGCCGGAAACCTCACGATGATGATGAAATAA
- the folD gene encoding bifunctional methylenetetrahydrofolate dehydrogenase/methenyltetrahydrofolate cyclohydrolase FolD, which produces MTATIIDGKETAREKREQLAKEVEELKKQGVTPGLAVILIGDDPASHSYVRGKKKAAETMGMNFKLDQFDSSLTEAELLSIIDQYNQDPEFHGILVQLPLPDHISEKAVIERISPDKDVDGFHPLNVGKMLLGEDTFLPCTPHGIVELLKKTKIDLSGKEVVVVGRSNIVGKPVGQLLLNENATVTYCHSRTENMTEHTKKADILVVAVGRANFISADQIKEGAVVIDVGVNRLESGKLCGDVEFEGAKEKASFITPVPGGVGPMTITMLAHNTVKSAKRTLS; this is translated from the coding sequence ATGACTGCAACAATCATCGACGGAAAAGAAACGGCTAGAGAAAAACGCGAACAATTGGCAAAAGAGGTAGAAGAGCTTAAAAAGCAAGGCGTCACTCCTGGGCTGGCGGTTATTTTGATTGGAGATGATCCTGCTTCTCACTCTTACGTGCGCGGAAAGAAAAAAGCAGCTGAAACAATGGGAATGAATTTTAAGCTTGATCAATTTGACAGCAGCCTCACAGAAGCTGAACTGCTTTCCATTATCGATCAATACAATCAAGACCCTGAGTTTCACGGCATTCTCGTTCAGCTTCCGCTTCCAGACCATATTTCTGAAAAAGCGGTGATCGAGCGAATCTCTCCTGATAAAGATGTAGACGGATTCCATCCGTTAAACGTAGGGAAAATGCTGCTTGGCGAAGATACGTTTCTTCCTTGCACGCCTCATGGGATTGTTGAGCTTTTGAAGAAAACCAAAATCGATCTTTCCGGTAAAGAGGTTGTTGTAGTCGGCCGAAGCAATATTGTCGGCAAACCTGTCGGCCAGCTATTATTAAATGAGAACGCGACAGTTACTTACTGTCACTCACGAACAGAAAATATGACCGAACATACGAAAAAAGCGGACATCCTTGTGGTGGCAGTCGGCAGAGCCAATTTCATCAGTGCAGACCAGATCAAAGAGGGCGCTGTTGTCATTGACGTAGGTGTTAACCGTCTGGAAAGCGGCAAGCTTTGCGGAGACGTTGAATTTGAAGGGGCAAAGGAAAAAGCGTCCTTCATCACGCCGGTGCCGGGCGGAGTAGGTCCGATGACCATCACGATGCTAGCACATAATACTGTTAAATCTGCGAAACGTACGTTATCATAG
- the nusB gene encoding transcription antitermination factor NusB translates to MKRRTAREKALQALFQIDVSDIAVNEAIEHALDEEKTDPFFEQLVHGVLEHQVQLDEMISKHLVNWKLDRIANVDRAILRLGAYEMAYAEDIPVNVSMNEAIELAKRFGDDKATKFVNGVLSNIKSDIEQS, encoded by the coding sequence ATGAAAAGAAGAACAGCAAGAGAAAAAGCTTTGCAGGCACTATTTCAAATTGATGTCAGCGATATTGCAGTAAATGAAGCCATAGAACACGCATTGGATGAAGAAAAAACAGATCCTTTCTTTGAACAGCTTGTTCACGGGGTATTGGAACACCAAGTCCAGCTGGATGAAATGATCTCCAAGCATCTGGTGAATTGGAAGCTCGATCGGATTGCCAATGTAGACCGCGCGATTTTGCGCCTGGGAGCATACGAAATGGCATATGCCGAAGACATTCCGGTGAATGTCTCCATGAACGAAGCGATTGAGCTGGCAAAACGGTTTGGTGATGACAAAGCGACAAAGTTTGTAAACGGGGTTCTTTCTAACATTAAATCTGATATTGAACAATCATAG
- a CDS encoding polyprenyl synthetase family protein, which produces MTNKLTSFLAERKKTIENQLSVYTEKLDMPDSLKKSMLYSLEAGGKRLRPLIVLAVLNAYGKNEKDGIPVGCAVEMIHTYSLIHDDLPCMDDDDLRRGKPTNHKVFGEATAVLAGDGLLTESFKLITSHVSDEVSAEKRLRLVNELISAAGTEGMVGGQVADMEAENRQVTLEELESIHERKTAKLLGFCVTAGAILADAPEEDIETLRTFSSHIGIGFQIRDDILDLEGSEEKIGKRVGSDTTNEKSTYPSLLSLEGAKHKLDVHINEAKRLISGLSLQKELLFELCDLIAARDH; this is translated from the coding sequence GTGACAAATAAATTAACGAGTTTTCTGGCGGAGCGGAAAAAAACCATTGAAAATCAGCTTTCTGTCTATACAGAAAAGCTCGATATGCCGGACTCATTAAAAAAATCTATGCTGTATTCCCTTGAGGCTGGCGGAAAACGGCTGCGGCCTCTCATTGTACTGGCCGTTTTAAACGCATATGGGAAAAATGAAAAGGACGGCATTCCGGTTGGCTGTGCTGTCGAAATGATTCACACGTATTCGTTAATTCACGATGATCTTCCTTGCATGGATGATGATGATTTGCGCCGCGGGAAGCCGACAAACCATAAAGTGTTCGGAGAAGCGACTGCAGTATTAGCAGGTGACGGGCTGCTCACGGAAAGCTTCAAGCTGATCACCTCCCACGTATCAGACGAGGTGTCAGCAGAAAAGCGTCTTCGGCTTGTGAATGAACTGATTTCAGCGGCGGGCACTGAAGGCATGGTTGGGGGACAAGTAGCTGATATGGAGGCGGAAAACCGCCAAGTCACATTAGAAGAACTTGAATCCATTCATGAGCGGAAAACCGCCAAGCTCCTCGGTTTTTGTGTAACCGCGGGTGCGATTTTGGCGGATGCGCCGGAGGAAGATATTGAAACACTGCGTACCTTCAGCAGTCACATTGGAATCGGTTTTCAAATCAGAGACGATATTTTAGATTTAGAAGGCAGTGAAGAGAAAATCGGCAAACGTGTCGGTTCGGATACAACAAACGAAAAATCGACTTACCCGTCACTTCTGTCATTGGAAGGGGCCAAACATAAATTGGATGTTCACATCAATGAGGCGAAGCGTTTAATCAGTGGACTTTCTCTTCAAAAAGAGCTTTTATTTGAGCTTTGTGATTTAATTGCGGCAAGAGATCACTAA
- the yqhY gene encoding fatty acid biosynthesis protein YqhY, with translation MKDNSLLKMNQEDTHLGKVEIAPEVIEVIAGIAASEVDGVAEMRGNFATGVVERFGKVNHGKGVKVDLADDGITIDVYCVVTFGVSIPKVAASVQENIRQTLLNMTSLSINEINIHIVGIQFDTKAQEVQIDEEM, from the coding sequence ATGAAAGACAACAGCTTGCTTAAAATGAATCAAGAAGATACGCATTTGGGTAAGGTTGAGATTGCACCTGAAGTCATCGAGGTCATTGCCGGTATAGCAGCTTCAGAAGTTGACGGTGTTGCCGAAATGCGGGGAAACTTTGCGACAGGTGTCGTCGAACGCTTCGGTAAAGTGAATCATGGCAAAGGTGTCAAAGTCGACTTGGCGGATGACGGCATTACGATCGATGTATATTGCGTCGTCACATTTGGCGTTTCGATTCCGAAAGTTGCAGCGTCCGTTCAGGAAAACATTCGTCAAACCTTATTAAATATGACGTCTCTTTCGATTAACGAAATCAATATTCACATCGTCGGCATTCAATTTGACACAAAAGCCCAGGAAGTCCAAATCGACGAAGAAATGTAA
- the spoIIIAD gene encoding stage III sporulation protein AD: protein MQIDIVQIVGLGLIATFLSLIVKEQKPTFAFLIVVFAGCAIFLYLVDQIYDIIRMIEKIAINANVNMVYVETILKIIGIAYIAEFGAQLTKDAGQGAIASKIELAGKILILVMAVPILTVIIETILGLIPSMS, encoded by the coding sequence TTGCAGATTGACATCGTTCAAATTGTAGGTTTAGGGCTGATCGCCACCTTCCTTTCTTTGATTGTGAAAGAACAAAAGCCGACTTTTGCGTTTTTAATCGTCGTGTTTGCTGGCTGTGCCATTTTTCTTTATTTGGTAGACCAAATCTACGACATTATTCGAATGATAGAAAAAATTGCAATCAATGCAAACGTCAACATGGTTTATGTTGAAACCATTTTAAAGATTATCGGAATCGCCTATATCGCTGAATTCGGAGCGCAGCTCACAAAAGACGCCGGTCAGGGGGCCATCGCTTCGAAAATAGAATTAGCGGGGAAAATTTTAATTCTTGTGATGGCTGTGCCTATTTTAACCGTCATTATTGAAACGATTCTCGGACTTATACCTTCTATGTCATAA
- the spoIIIAG gene encoding stage III sporulation protein AG: protein MNKSGLWNVLKKQFLPGQTKGGEKPKLTKYHYFLFVFVLGVSFMLVSQLFSSPEKTENAKPITAVSSQDTGAGKEKAAEVFKASKSDKPKDSIDDYEKEYENQLKEILETIIGVDDVSVVVNVDATSLKVYEKNKSNKNTTTEETDKEGGTRSVTDQTSEEEIVMIKNGDKETPVVVQTKKPDIRGVLVVAQGVDNVQIKQTIIEAVTRVLDVPSHRVAVAPKKIKEDS from the coding sequence ATGAATAAAAGCGGATTATGGAATGTATTGAAAAAGCAGTTTCTTCCGGGGCAGACGAAGGGCGGCGAAAAGCCGAAGCTGACCAAATATCATTACTTTCTGTTCGTTTTTGTTCTCGGAGTTTCTTTCATGCTCGTCAGCCAGCTGTTTTCTTCGCCGGAGAAAACGGAAAACGCCAAACCGATAACGGCAGTATCATCACAGGATACCGGAGCCGGCAAAGAGAAAGCAGCCGAAGTGTTTAAAGCCTCAAAATCTGATAAACCGAAAGACTCCATCGACGATTATGAAAAAGAATACGAAAATCAGCTGAAAGAAATTCTTGAAACGATCATTGGTGTAGATGATGTCTCGGTTGTTGTGAATGTTGACGCAACGTCGCTGAAAGTATATGAAAAAAACAAATCAAACAAAAATACAACCACTGAAGAAACCGATAAAGAAGGCGGAACAAGAAGCGTCACAGACCAAACATCGGAAGAAGAAATCGTGATGATCAAAAACGGCGATAAAGAAACGCCCGTTGTCGTCCAAACGAAGAAACCTGATATACGCGGTGTACTCGTTGTTGCTCAAGGAGTGGACAACGTTCAAATAAAACAAACGATTATTGAAGCGGTGACACGAGTCCTGGATGTTCCAAGCCACCGGGTTGCGGTTGCCCCTAAAAAAATAAAGGAGGATTCATAA
- the spoIIIAH gene encoding stage III sporulation ratchet engulfment protein SpoIIIAH: protein MLKKQTVWLLTMLSLVVVLSVYYIMSPESKNAVQMKSEQSASDAGEVATEKAPAKEETKEKSGPETETEPDKEDGTKGTKDSSADKETSAEASEKGTVVTETADDDLFTTYRLDLEDARSKEREELNAIVSSDDATAKEKSEAYDKMTALSEVEGTEKQLETLIKTQGYKDALVNAEGDKINITVKSDKHSNSKAIAIIDLVAKEIKTMKDVAVTFEPSK from the coding sequence ATGCTCAAAAAACAAACGGTTTGGCTATTAACAATGCTCAGTCTTGTCGTGGTGTTAAGCGTCTACTATATCATGTCTCCAGAAAGCAAAAATGCCGTGCAAATGAAAAGTGAACAAAGCGCGTCTGACGCAGGGGAGGTCGCGACTGAAAAAGCGCCTGCCAAGGAAGAAACGAAGGAAAAAAGCGGACCGGAAACTGAAACAGAACCGGATAAAGAAGATGGAACAAAAGGAACGAAAGATTCATCAGCAGACAAGGAAACATCCGCTGAAGCCAGTGAAAAAGGAACTGTTGTAACAGAAACAGCCGATGATGATCTGTTTACTACGTACCGTCTGGATTTAGAAGATGCCAGAAGCAAGGAAAGAGAAGAGCTGAATGCCATTGTGTCAAGCGATGATGCGACAGCAAAGGAAAAGAGCGAAGCCTATGATAAAATGACGGCTCTCAGTGAAGTGGAAGGGACAGAAAAACAGCTGGAAACCCTGATTAAAACACAAGGTTACAAAGACGCGCTCGTCAATGCTGAAGGAGATAAAATCAACATTACAGTCAAATCAGACAAACACTCAAACTCTAAGGCGATCGCCATCATAGACCTTGTGGCAAAAGAAATCAAAACAATGAAAGACGTCGCCGTCACATTCGAGCCATCCAAGTAA
- a CDS encoding exodeoxyribonuclease VII small subunit translates to MTDVKKNENMTFEEAMKGLESIVSKLEEGDVPLEQAINYFQEGMALSKMCHEKLQKVEKQMDFILKEDGELAPFSVQEEDEGDK, encoded by the coding sequence ATGACAGACGTGAAAAAAAATGAAAACATGACATTTGAAGAAGCGATGAAAGGGCTTGAGAGCATTGTGTCCAAGCTTGAAGAGGGCGATGTGCCTTTAGAGCAAGCGATTAACTATTTCCAAGAGGGCATGGCTCTTTCAAAAATGTGCCACGAAAAGCTGCAAAAAGTCGAAAAACAGATGGACTTCATTCTAAAAGAAGACGGCGAACTGGCACCTTTTAGTGTTCAGGAGGAAGACGAAGGTGACAAATAA
- the accB gene encoding acetyl-CoA carboxylase biotin carboxyl carrier protein yields MLNSKEIHELIKAIDESSIDEFVYENEGVSLKLKKHEAGTVQVMQQAPAAPVQAQAPQAVQPQAQQAAPAPAQEAPKQDENLHKITSPMVGTFYASSSPEAGPYVTAGSKVNEGTVVCIVEAMKLFNEIEAEVNGEIVEVLVENGQLVEYGQPLFLVKAE; encoded by the coding sequence ATGTTAAATAGTAAAGAAATCCACGAGCTGATTAAAGCGATTGACGAGTCTTCAATTGATGAATTCGTATATGAAAATGAAGGTGTATCTTTAAAACTGAAAAAACATGAAGCGGGCACTGTTCAAGTGATGCAGCAGGCGCCGGCAGCACCAGTGCAGGCACAGGCTCCGCAGGCAGTTCAGCCGCAAGCGCAGCAAGCAGCGCCGGCACCTGCCCAAGAAGCGCCAAAGCAGGATGAAAATCTGCATAAGATCACTTCACCAATGGTAGGAACGTTTTATGCTTCTTCATCACCGGAAGCTGGCCCGTATGTAACGGCTGGTTCAAAAGTAAATGAAGGCACAGTTGTCTGCATTGTAGAAGCGATGAAGCTTTTCAACGAAATCGAAGCGGAAGTAAACGGTGAAATCGTTGAAGTATTAGTAGAAAACGGCCAGCTGGTCGAATACGGACAACCTCTATTTCTTGTAAAAGCAGAGTAA
- the accC gene encoding acetyl-CoA carboxylase biotin carboxylase subunit, translating to MIKKLLIANRGEIAVRIIRACKELGIETVAVYSEADKDALHVQMADEAFCIGPKASKDSYLNVTNIVSVAKLTGTDAIHPGYGFLAENADFAELCEEVNVTFVGPSAEAISKMGTKDVARETMKQAGVPIVPGSQGIIENVEEAVSLANEIGYPVIIKATAGGGGKGIRVARTEEELIKGIKITQQEAATAFGNPGVYIEKYIEDFRHVEIQVLADNYGNTIHLGERDCSIQRRLQKLLEETPSPALDSEIREQMGDAAVKAAKAVGYTGAGTVEFIYDYNEQRYYFMEMNTRIQVEHPVTEMVTGTDLIKEQIKVASGMELSLTQEDVEFQGWAIECRINAENPSKNFMPSPGEIKMYLPPGGLGVRVDSAAYPGYSIPPYYDSMIAKVITYGKTRDEAIARMKRALSEFVIEGVETTIPFHLKLLEHETFVSGEFNTKFLETYDVMGS from the coding sequence ATGATTAAAAAGCTATTAATCGCTAACCGAGGAGAAATTGCTGTCAGAATCATCAGAGCCTGCAAAGAGCTTGGAATTGAGACTGTCGCTGTTTATTCAGAAGCTGATAAAGATGCCCTTCATGTTCAAATGGCTGATGAAGCTTTTTGTATTGGACCAAAAGCATCAAAAGACAGCTATTTAAACGTTACAAATATTGTGAGTGTTGCGAAGCTGACAGGCACGGACGCTATTCATCCGGGATATGGATTCTTAGCTGAAAATGCTGATTTCGCTGAATTGTGTGAAGAAGTTAACGTCACATTTGTTGGTCCGAGCGCCGAAGCCATTTCAAAAATGGGAACAAAAGACGTTGCGCGGGAAACGATGAAACAGGCCGGCGTTCCGATCGTACCGGGTTCACAAGGAATTATAGAAAATGTGGAAGAAGCGGTTTCGCTTGCTAATGAAATTGGGTATCCTGTAATTATAAAAGCCACCGCAGGCGGAGGCGGAAAAGGAATCAGGGTTGCCCGCACCGAAGAGGAACTGATCAAAGGCATTAAGATCACACAGCAGGAAGCTGCAACAGCATTTGGAAATCCAGGTGTTTACATCGAAAAATACATAGAAGATTTTCGTCATGTTGAAATCCAAGTGCTTGCCGACAACTATGGAAATACCATCCATTTAGGTGAGCGTGACTGCTCGATTCAAAGACGCCTGCAAAAGCTTTTGGAAGAAACGCCGTCTCCGGCGCTCGATTCAGAAATCAGGGAGCAGATGGGAGATGCAGCGGTTAAGGCTGCAAAAGCAGTTGGCTATACAGGCGCGGGAACAGTTGAATTTATTTATGACTACAACGAACAGCGCTACTACTTCATGGAAATGAACACGAGAATCCAGGTGGAACACCCAGTCACAGAAATGGTGACGGGCACTGACTTGATTAAGGAACAAATCAAAGTGGCATCAGGAATGGAACTGAGCCTCACGCAAGAAGATGTGGAATTTCAAGGCTGGGCGATCGAATGCCGAATCAACGCTGAAAACCCAAGTAAAAATTTCATGCCGTCACCTGGTGAAATTAAAATGTACCTGCCTCCAGGCGGTCTTGGTGTCCGTGTCGATTCAGCTGCTTACCCGGGCTATTCCATCCCTCCGTACTATGACAGCATGATTGCGAAAGTGATCACGTATGGAAAAACGAGAGATGAAGCGATTGCCCGCATGAAGCGCGCATTGAGCGAATTCGTCATCGAAGGCGTTGAGACAACAATCCCGTTCCACTTAAAACTGCTTGAACATGAAACATTTGTTAGCGGAGAGTTTAATACGAAATTTTTAGAAACATATGATGTAATGGGCTCATAA
- the spoIIIAF gene encoding stage III sporulation protein AF, with the protein MSFLTEWLTTIVLFILFAIVIDMLLPSSSMQKYAKMVVSLLLIVVMLTPIFKLFNTDPAVIFEYLTKNGQSESADIKNQIDSKKIEIQASQRAYILEEMAVQLKKKAEERFSHDEFKVDHIKLTAGEKVDSEEDIQTISVYMAPSSENTVQTVAPVRIDTDHAYVTKEAAEQKEAKQIQSQLADIWEIGSEKITVHMEGGESVGNE; encoded by the coding sequence ATGAGTTTTCTAACTGAATGGCTTACCACCATCGTGTTGTTTATCCTATTTGCTATTGTGATTGATATGCTGCTGCCAAGCTCCAGCATGCAAAAGTACGCAAAAATGGTAGTCAGCCTGCTTTTAATTGTCGTCATGCTTACGCCGATCTTTAAGCTTTTCAACACAGATCCTGCAGTCATCTTTGAATACCTCACAAAAAACGGGCAGTCAGAGTCCGCCGACATAAAAAATCAAATCGATTCAAAAAAAATAGAAATACAAGCTTCTCAGCGTGCATATATTTTAGAAGAAATGGCTGTCCAACTAAAAAAGAAAGCGGAGGAGAGATTCAGTCATGATGAATTCAAAGTAGACCACATCAAACTCACGGCAGGAGAAAAGGTAGATTCAGAAGAGGATATTCAAACAATCAGCGTGTATATGGCCCCGTCTTCTGAAAACACGGTCCAAACGGTCGCGCCTGTTCGCATTGACACAGATCATGCGTACGTGACAAAAGAAGCAGCCGAACAAAAAGAAGCAAAACAAATCCAGTCGCAGCTTGCGGACATTTGGGAAATCGGAAGTGAGAAAATTACGGTTCATATGGAAGGCGGGGAGAGTGTCGGCAATGAATAA
- the xseA gene encoding exodeoxyribonuclease VII large subunit — MGETAYVTVSALTKYIKRKFDVDPHLENIWIKGELSNVKIHTRGHIYFTLKDENARMQSVMFARQSERLPFKPENGMKVLVRGGISVYEPSGNYQLYAKEMQPDGVGALYLAYEELKKKLAGEGLFDDRYKKQIPAFPATIGVVTSPTGAAVRDVITTLKRRYPLVKVIVLPALVQGENASRSIVTRIEEANEKEVCDVLIVGRGGGSIEELWAFNEEIVARAIFASNIPVISAVGHETDFTISDFVADVRAATPTGAAEIAVPHTTDLIERIKTAEVRMTRAMQQHLGQKKERIQTLQSSYAFRFPKRLYAQKEQQFDLAYQQFQSQLTALLDRKSRQLERETYRLEALHPHEQLKQARTKYKEQTNQLRKNMNIQMNQLHSQFQTVLGKLNALSPLQVMERGYSLAYKEDELIKSVSQIEEKDQLEVKLKDGVLTCEVLEKRGEEK; from the coding sequence ATGGGTGAAACAGCGTATGTTACCGTCTCAGCGCTGACAAAGTATATAAAACGAAAATTCGATGTAGATCCTCACCTTGAAAATATTTGGATTAAAGGCGAATTATCGAATGTAAAAATTCACACTAGAGGCCACATTTATTTCACATTGAAAGACGAAAACGCCAGAATGCAGTCGGTGATGTTCGCGAGACAGAGCGAGCGTCTGCCATTTAAACCTGAAAATGGCATGAAGGTGCTGGTCAGAGGGGGAATTTCCGTATATGAACCGAGCGGAAACTACCAATTATATGCAAAAGAAATGCAGCCTGACGGGGTCGGAGCGCTTTATTTAGCGTACGAAGAATTAAAAAAGAAGCTTGCCGGAGAAGGTTTATTTGACGACCGCTACAAAAAACAAATCCCCGCATTTCCAGCCACAATCGGGGTTGTGACATCTCCAACGGGTGCCGCTGTCAGAGACGTTATTACAACTCTAAAAAGAAGATATCCCCTTGTAAAAGTCATTGTTCTTCCAGCGCTCGTACAAGGCGAAAATGCGAGCAGATCCATCGTTACGCGCATTGAAGAGGCAAATGAAAAAGAGGTTTGCGACGTATTAATTGTCGGGAGAGGCGGCGGTTCGATAGAAGAACTGTGGGCGTTTAATGAAGAAATTGTAGCACGCGCGATCTTTGCTTCTAACATTCCGGTTATATCAGCAGTCGGGCATGAAACGGACTTTACGATCAGTGATTTTGTCGCTGATGTCAGAGCCGCAACGCCGACAGGGGCAGCTGAGATTGCCGTCCCGCATACCACTGATTTAATCGAACGCATAAAAACAGCTGAAGTCAGAATGACAAGAGCGATGCAGCAGCATCTCGGCCAGAAAAAAGAACGGATTCAAACGCTGCAATCCTCGTATGCCTTCCGTTTTCCAAAGCGTTTGTATGCGCAAAAAGAGCAGCAGTTTGACCTTGCCTATCAGCAGTTTCAATCACAGCTAACCGCTCTTTTAGATCGAAAAAGCAGACAGCTGGAACGTGAAACATACAGATTAGAGGCACTGCATCCTCATGAACAGCTGAAGCAAGCGAGAACAAAGTATAAGGAACAAACAAATCAGCTGAGAAAAAATATGAATATCCAAATGAATCAGCTGCATTCCCAATTTCAAACTGTACTAGGCAAGCTGAATGCGTTAAGCCCTCTTCAAGTGATGGAAAGAGGATACAGCTTAGCGTATAAAGAAGACGAACTCATTAAAAGTGTCAGTCAGATAGAAGAGAAGGACCAGCTTGAGGTCAAGCTAAAGGATGGCGTGCTGACCTGTGAAGTATTAGAAAAGAGAGGGGAAGAAAAATGA
- the spoIIIAC gene encoding stage III sporulation protein AC: MGVDVNVIFQIAGVGIVVAFLHTILDQMGKKEYAQWVTLLGFIYILFMVATIVDDLFKKIKAVFLFQG, encoded by the coding sequence ATGGGAGTAGACGTGAATGTGATATTTCAAATCGCCGGAGTGGGAATCGTGGTGGCTTTTTTGCACACGATTTTGGATCAGATGGGCAAAAAAGAATACGCCCAATGGGTGACACTGTTAGGTTTTATCTATATTTTATTTATGGTCGCCACCATTGTAGATGACCTATTTAAAAAGATAAAAGCTGTGTTTTTATTCCAAGGATAG